The Microcystis panniformis FACHB-1757 region TCTCCGTCTCTAGCCACATCGACAACGTATTGTCGCTCGCTCAAGGCCTCTCGCAAAATCTCGGCTAGTTGCATATCATCTTCTACTACTAAAATTCGCATGGTCTAGAGATGGAGTAAGCTGGAAATAGCGTCGGTTAACTCCTGATGAATTGGCTCAAACAAGGAAAATGGATCGCGGGAGGTTTCGGGCTAACTGTCTTACTGATGGGAACTATTAGCCTAGTTTCCTATCGCAATACCCTCGCCCTGCGTCAGCGCGCTGCTGAGGTGGAAGTTACCTACGAGATTATCGATAATCTCGCTAATCTTTACGCTAACATGGCGGTGGCCGAATCGGGAAGACGGGGTTATATCAAAACTGGCAGCCCTAGTGAATTGGGCCGTCATCGTCGGGCGATCGCTTTGATGCAATCTAACTGGCAACTCTTGGCTAAACAATTAGAAAACGGCACGGATTTTGAGCGCGAAATGGTGACTCAGATCGGGGATTTAATGTATCGGCGAATTGCTCTATTTAATCAATCGATCGCTACCTATAAATCTGATCAATCTGATGATATTTCTCAAGATGCAATCACGGTTAAAAGTGTCGATATCCGGGATAAGTTTCAAAATCTTCTTACCTATTTACAAGCTAGTCAGAAAAGGAATTTAAGAAGTAGCATCGCTAGTTCTAGGGATAGTATTCGCGAAAATTCTCTGTTGGGTTTACTGGGAACTTTTACTAGCTTTGGGATTATTTGCGGAGTTTATTTCTTAGTTTTTTGGCAAGAGAAACGGCGACAAAAAAGTGATGAAATTCACCGGTTATTACTACAGGAAAAAGAACTTTCCGATCTAAAAATTCAGCTTTTTTCTATGATATCCCATGAATTCCGAACTCCTTTAACCGTGATTCTTTCCGCCTCGCAGTTATTAGAAAATGGCTTAAAAGATGCAGAACAGTCGAGCAGAAAAAACCTATATAGAATCCAGTCTTCTGTCAAGCTAATGAATCAATTCTTAACAGATATTTTGATTTTAACAAGGGCAGAATCTGGTAATCTCAGTTGTCGGCTAGAGCCGCTCGATATTGAAGCTTTTTGTTTAAATTTAGTCGAGGATTTTCAATTTATCAATAAAAATAATACGCCGATTAAATTTGTCAGTCAGGGATTGATGATTCGTCCCTATCTAGATGAGAAACTGCTCTACTCGATTTTAAGTAATTTACTCTTAAATGCGATTAAATATTCCCCCACAGGAGCAGGGATTAGTTTGATTTTGGGGAAAGATAGCGATCGCATTGTTTTTCAAGTCCGGGATCACGGTATCGGCATTGCCGAGGAAGATAGAGGTAAGATCTATGAACCCTTTTATCGGGGTCAGAATGTGGAAAATATTATCGGCACGGGATTGGGGTTAGCAGTGGTTAAAAAATGCGTCGAACTCCACCGCGGCGAAATCGCCCTAGATAGCCAAGTGGATAAGGGAACAAGCTTTACCGTCAAACTGCCCATTTCACCCTAGTTCCAGCTTGAGAGGTCTAAATAGGGTCTGCTGAAAAAGTTTTTCCTGGGGGTAGGAGTCAGGAGTCAGGAGCCGGTCGTTTCAGGCTTTGTTGCCCTTGTTTTTTGTACCAAGCGATGTACTACAAGAAGGATAATGCAAGGTTTTTGAAAGTCCCAATCCTATTTTCTTGCACTAACATCGGACTTTAACAGGTCAAAAGCTTTATTTTAAAAGGGTTTTACCATTATTCAGCAAGCCCTAAAGATTACAAAATTTAACTTTCTTTCTTCCGAAATGGGACGAAAGCAACGGAGAATTTTTATCTTCTAGATTGATCGCTCGCAAAGTCCAATCTCGATCGATCCTGAAACCGCCACCAGTGCCTGATCGCGGCCCGAATTAGTCCAGAATCAACTCCCTCCGGGTTGATGGCATCGCAACTTTTAGGCAAAAATAGGGCTTTTACCGCCCAAAAAGCCTATATTTGGGCTATTTACCCGCCAGTTGACCCCTGATTTTTGCAGCCAGTTGACTCTCCTGGGGAACTGGTCACGGTTTCCTGATAGGATAAGGTGACTTGGGATTAACTTATGGTGTTGAAAATATGTCTCTAAAACCTTACATTTCTCGCTTATTAGCTTTGGTTCTCGTCCTGGTCATCGGATTGATGGGTTGTTCTAGTAGTTCGCGGTTAACCGGCAATTATGGACAGGATACCCTGACGGTGATTGAAACTTTAACCACAGCCCTTGATTTAGTCAAAGATGACCCGAATAAAGCGGCAGTTGAGTCGCAAGCAAAGGAACAAATCAACGATTACATCTCCCTCTACCGACGAGATAAAAAATCCGGGGGTTTGCGTTCTTTCACTACTATGCAAACAGCCTTAAACTCTCTAGCTGGTTATTATACCGCCTACGGTTCCCGTCCCATCCCCGACAAACTCAAACAACGTTTAAAACAAGAATTTAAACAGGTGCAATTCTCTCTCCAGAAAGGAATTTAGATACAGATTAGGGGTTGGGTGTTAGGGTTTTAGGGGGTTAGGGTTTTGGGGTATTAGTTGAAATCCCCCCATCTCCCCACACCCCACACCCCACACCCCACACCCCACTCCTGTAAAAATCAGACCAAATCTGGTTAGACTAGAAATACAAAGCGTATTATAAAAAACTACAAAATTGATTCAAGACGAAACCCTAGAATTATTGGAATGGCCGCGGCTATGTCAACACCTAGCTACTTTTGCAGCGACTAAACTCGGTGCGATCGCGATTCGTCAATTGCCGTTACCAGAAAGCAAAGAGGAAAGTTTAAACCTACTCTGCCAAACCAAAGAAGTTTATAGCTTAGAACAAAAATTAGATAGTCGTCTTTCCTTTGATGGGATTACCGACATCGGTGATGCCCTAGAAAGGGCGCATCTGGGGGGGTTATTATCGGGACAGGAACTTTTAAATATTGCCACGACTTTGGCCGGAGTGCGACGTTTACGGCGTTTAATTGACGAACAGGAAGATATACCAGTTTTAAAAGAGTTAGTAGCCGAAATTCGCACCTATCCAGAGATAGAACAGGAAATACACCGTTGTATCGATGAAGATGGCCGGATATCCGATCGCGCTAGTCCCCAATTACGGGAAATTCGGGGACAAATGAAGGTGATTAAAGAGCGAATTTACCGCAAATTGCAGGATATCATGCAAAAACAGGGCGGTGCTATCCAAGAAGCGGTCATTACCCAAAGAAGCGACCGCTGGGTGATTCCCGTCAAAGCAGCACAAAAAGAGCAAATACCGGGGATAATTCACGATACTTCCAGCACAGGAGCGACTTTTTACATTGAACCTCACTCTATCGTTGACCAAGGCAATCAACTGCGGCAATATCGTCGTCAGGAACAAATCGAAGAAGAAAAAATCCTGCGGCAGTTAAGTAATACAATCGCCGAAGCCTTTGACGACTTAGAATATTTACTTGCGATCGCTACTAGGCTCGATCTGGCCACCGCCAGGGCCCGTTACAGTTTATGGTTAGAGGGTAATCCCCCCCACTTTATCGATGGTTCGGAAACGATTACTTTACGGAATTTGCGTCATCCTTTGCTCTGGTGGCAAAAACACCATGAACAGGGGGGGGAGGTCGTACCAATAAATGTGCAGATTACCCCAGAAATTCGCGTTGTTGCCATCACCGGACCAAATACCGGCGGAAAAACCGTTACTTTAAAAACCCTCGGATTAGCGGCTTTAATGGCGAAAGCGGGCCTGTTTATTCCAGCGCGGGAACCGGTAGAGATACCCTGGTTCGATCACGTTTTAGCCGATATCGGGGATGAACAGTCTTTGCAACAGAGTTTATCGACTTTTTCGGGTCACATTCGCCGGATTGTCCGCATTTTAGCGGCTTTAAATTCTCGTTCCTTGGTTTTACTCGATGAGGTGGGAGCAGGTACGGATCCGGCTGAGGGAAGTCCTTTAGCGATCGCTATTTTACAATACCTCGCTGATCATAGTTTATTGACGGTGGCTACCACTCACTACGGGGAATTAAAAGCGTTAAAGTATCGAGATTCTCGCTTTGAAAATGCCTCGGTAGAGTTTGATGATCGCACTCTTTCCCCCACTTATCGACTATTATGGGGCATTCCGGGGCGTTCTAATGCTTTAACTATTGCCCAGCGTTTGGGATTAAGTCCCGAAATTGTGGCCGAAGCGAGAAATCATCTGGGGGGGTTATCGGAGGAGATAAATCAAGTAATTGCTGGTTTGGAAGCGCAAAGACGGGAACAGGAGTCAAAAGCTCAAGAAGCTAGTCAATTACTCCAACAAACGGAGAAATTTTATACAGAAGTTTCCACGCGGGCTAATTCTCTACAGGAGAGAGAGCGAGAATTAAAGCGTTATCAGGAGCAGGAGATACAAAAGGCTTTATTATCGGCAAAAGCAGAGATTAATGACGTTATTCGCCGATTGCAAGCGGGAACAAAAACTGGTAAAGATGCCCAAAAAGCCACAGAGGAGTTAACTGCGATCGCAGAAAGGTTATTACCAAAAACGGAAAAAACTAAGGTTAATTATCGTCCGCAAGTGGGGGAAAGGGTACGCTTGCCCAATTTGGGACAAACTGCCGAAGTTTTAGCAATTTCACCAGAATCAGAGGAGATTTCCCTGCGTTTCGGGATGATGAAGATGACCCTACCCTTAGATCAGATTGAGTCTTTGGATGGTCAAAAAGTGGAAACTGCGCCAAAAACTGCCAAAAATTTGCCCCAAACTCCCACAAAACCCCAGGAGACCCCTTTAATTCGTACTGCTAATAATACTGTCGATATTCGCGGTTCCAGGGTGGCAGAGTCAGAAACGGATATCGAACAGGCGATCGTCAGAGCCACCCCATCGGGTATATTATGGATTATTCACGGTAAAGGTACGGGGAAATTGCGTCAAGGTGTTCACGATTTCCTATCCCGTCATCCCCAGGTAAAACGCTTTCAATTAGCACCCCAAAATGAGGGCGGTTCGGGGGTAACTATCGCTTATTTAACTTAGGGTCTGCTGAATAGGTTTTTTGTCGGGTTAGAAGTCAGTTATCAGTTATCAGTTATCAGTTATCAGTTATCAGATGTGAGTTATCAG contains the following coding sequences:
- the psb27 gene encoding photosystem II protein Psb27, whose product is MSLKPYISRLLALVLVLVIGLMGCSSSSRLTGNYGQDTLTVIETLTTALDLVKDDPNKAAVESQAKEQINDYISLYRRDKKSGGLRSFTTMQTALNSLAGYYTAYGSRPIPDKLKQRLKQEFKQVQFSLQKGI
- a CDS encoding endonuclease MutS2, coding for MIQDETLELLEWPRLCQHLATFAATKLGAIAIRQLPLPESKEESLNLLCQTKEVYSLEQKLDSRLSFDGITDIGDALERAHLGGLLSGQELLNIATTLAGVRRLRRLIDEQEDIPVLKELVAEIRTYPEIEQEIHRCIDEDGRISDRASPQLREIRGQMKVIKERIYRKLQDIMQKQGGAIQEAVITQRSDRWVIPVKAAQKEQIPGIIHDTSSTGATFYIEPHSIVDQGNQLRQYRRQEQIEEEKILRQLSNTIAEAFDDLEYLLAIATRLDLATARARYSLWLEGNPPHFIDGSETITLRNLRHPLLWWQKHHEQGGEVVPINVQITPEIRVVAITGPNTGGKTVTLKTLGLAALMAKAGLFIPAREPVEIPWFDHVLADIGDEQSLQQSLSTFSGHIRRIVRILAALNSRSLVLLDEVGAGTDPAEGSPLAIAILQYLADHSLLTVATTHYGELKALKYRDSRFENASVEFDDRTLSPTYRLLWGIPGRSNALTIAQRLGLSPEIVAEARNHLGGLSEEINQVIAGLEAQRREQESKAQEASQLLQQTEKFYTEVSTRANSLQERERELKRYQEQEIQKALLSAKAEINDVIRRLQAGTKTGKDAQKATEELTAIAERLLPKTEKTKVNYRPQVGERVRLPNLGQTAEVLAISPESEEISLRFGMMKMTLPLDQIESLDGQKVETAPKTAKNLPQTPTKPQETPLIRTANNTVDIRGSRVAESETDIEQAIVRATPSGILWIIHGKGTGKLRQGVHDFLSRHPQVKRFQLAPQNEGGSGVTIAYLT
- a CDS encoding sensor histidine kinase, which produces MNWLKQGKWIAGGFGLTVLLMGTISLVSYRNTLALRQRAAEVEVTYEIIDNLANLYANMAVAESGRRGYIKTGSPSELGRHRRAIALMQSNWQLLAKQLENGTDFEREMVTQIGDLMYRRIALFNQSIATYKSDQSDDISQDAITVKSVDIRDKFQNLLTYLQASQKRNLRSSIASSRDSIRENSLLGLLGTFTSFGIICGVYFLVFWQEKRRQKSDEIHRLLLQEKELSDLKIQLFSMISHEFRTPLTVILSASQLLENGLKDAEQSSRKNLYRIQSSVKLMNQFLTDILILTRAESGNLSCRLEPLDIEAFCLNLVEDFQFINKNNTPIKFVSQGLMIRPYLDEKLLYSILSNLLLNAIKYSPTGAGISLILGKDSDRIVFQVRDHGIGIAEEDRGKIYEPFYRGQNVENIIGTGLGLAVVKKCVELHRGEIALDSQVDKGTSFTVKLPISP